From Methanococcus maripaludis, the proteins below share one genomic window:
- a CDS encoding MATE family efflux transporter, which produces MAYKSEFLGTEDVKKLLVKLSVPAIIGMLIMALYNIVDGFFIGRWVGTAAFTGIALIFPFQMMIMAFGVTFGIGGSSLLSRKLGEGNLDLARKAGGNAISSVLILSVLITIVGVIFMVPILNLLGTSADIFPYAKDYYEIILYGTIFNSYLVAANNLVRAEGMAKIAMFAMVVPAIINIILDPILIIVFNMGIKGAAIATVLSQIIGVIYIIKHQFGKNTSIKYAMNDFLINLKILKETVFIGASEFAKLIISSILLILGNNLLGIYGGDIAIAIYGVIMRIAMLLLMPVLGIVQGFQPIVGYNYGKGQLNRVSESIKLALVGTSGLCLLGFILVMIFPEKFIQIFITDPEVISQGVFATRIFFMFSFLIGAQMTIGGLYQSLGKAKPAFIISCARQTLFLMPALIILPLFFGLNGIWFSFPIGDLLGFTLASGIIFKDRKSLNLSS; this is translated from the coding sequence ATGGCATACAAAAGTGAATTTTTAGGAACAGAAGATGTTAAAAAACTTTTAGTTAAACTTTCGGTCCCTGCAATAATTGGAATGCTCATCATGGCACTTTACAATATAGTCGATGGATTTTTTATTGGCCGATGGGTTGGAACAGCTGCATTTACAGGAATAGCATTGATATTCCCATTCCAAATGATGATTATGGCATTTGGAGTAACTTTTGGAATTGGAGGATCGTCCCTTTTATCGAGAAAACTTGGTGAAGGAAATTTAGACCTTGCAAGAAAAGCTGGAGGAAATGCAATCAGCAGCGTTTTGATTTTATCAGTATTGATAACAATTGTCGGGGTTATATTTATGGTTCCAATTTTAAACCTCCTTGGAACTTCTGCAGACATATTCCCTTACGCAAAAGACTACTACGAAATAATACTCTATGGAACAATATTCAACAGCTACCTAGTTGCTGCAAACAACCTTGTTCGTGCAGAGGGAATGGCAAAAATTGCAATGTTTGCAATGGTTGTCCCTGCAATTATAAACATAATTCTTGATCCAATATTAATCATAGTATTCAATATGGGAATCAAAGGTGCAGCAATTGCAACGGTACTATCCCAAATTATCGGTGTAATTTATATTATAAAACACCAGTTTGGAAAAAATACGAGCATTAAATACGCAATGAATGATTTTTTAATCAACCTTAAGATTTTAAAAGAAACAGTATTTATTGGAGCTTCTGAATTTGCAAAACTGATTATAAGTAGCATTCTTTTGATCCTTGGAAATAATTTGCTTGGAATATATGGTGGAGATATTGCAATTGCAATTTACGGAGTAATTATGAGAATCGCAATGCTTTTACTCATGCCCGTTTTGGGAATTGTGCAGGGTTTTCAGCCAATTGTTGGATATAACTACGGAAAAGGACAGTTAAATAGGGTCAGCGAATCAATAAAACTCGCATTAGTTGGAACTTCGGGCCTCTGTTTACTTGGATTTATACTTGTAATGATATTCCCAGAAAAATTCATCCAGATATTCATAACTGATCCAGAAGTAATTTCACAAGGAGTTTTTGCAACAAGAATATTCTTCATGTTTTCGTTCCTTATCGGGGCTCAAATGACAATAGGTGGGTTATACCAGTCACTTGGTAAAGCAAAACCTGCATTTATCATTTCTTGCGCAAGGCAGACTTTATTCTTGATGCCTGCATTGATTATTCTTCCATTATTCTTTGGATTGAACGGAATATGGTTTTCATTCCCAATTGGAGATTTGTTAGGCTTCACTCTTGCAAGCGGCATTATATTCAAAGATAGAAAATCATTAAACCTATCTTCTTAA
- a CDS encoding DUF1894 domain-containing protein has translation MSCIDNYNHEILLKGSFKECSDYIKKNYKNIREFNPGDEILEGVMLIGLPPIPVAYDDDFVIFPFTKPCYGSHVLRVPLNQYMKSHEKIKETGEKKGILSKLKFW, from the coding sequence ATGTCATGTATTGATAATTATAACCATGAAATTCTCTTAAAAGGTTCATTTAAAGAATGTAGTGATTATATTAAAAAAAATTACAAAAATATTCGTGAGTTTAACCCTGGAGACGAAATATTGGAAGGAGTAATGCTTATTGGACTTCCTCCAATTCCAGTTGCTTATGATGATGATTTTGTAATTTTTCCATTTACAAAACCCTGCTACGGAAGCCACGTACTCAGGGTTCCATTAAATCAGTACATGAAATCCCACGAAAAAATTAAAGAGACTGGCGAAAAGAAAGGAATACTTTCAAAATTGAAGTTTTGGTAA